A window from Drosophila kikkawai strain 14028-0561.14 chromosome 2L, DkikHiC1v2, whole genome shotgun sequence encodes these proteins:
- the LOC108074846 gene encoding uncharacterized protein, with protein MLEMINEPIPEVDMLSVSKNAEVQRRAILGFAPRIGLTTVDYGELDRIDDFYLECQKYRDFYRDPHNKLHKPPRFRLHQGKCAIKLDHSVEELTRPILWTTEKQPVVYPLSGDTSMNLGIPIPPMIRGTYDRSSSIAFKR; from the coding sequence ATGTTGGAAATGATTAACGAACCCATTCCCGAGGTGGACATGCTCAGTGTGTCCAAAAATGCAGAGGTGCAGCGCCGCGCCATCTTGGGCTTTGCTCCCCGAATCGGCTTGACCACCGTGGACTACGGTGAGCTCGACAGGATCGACGACTTCTATCTAGAGTGCCAGAAGTACCGCGACTTCTACCGTGATCCTCACAACAAACTGCACAAGCCGCCGCGCTTCCGCCTTCACCAAGGAAAATGTGCCATCAAGCTGGACCACAGCGTCGAGGAGCTGACCCGGCCTATCCTATGGACCACGGAGAAGCAGCCAGTAGTCTATCCCTTGTCGGGGGACACTTCCATGAATCTGGGCATACCAATTCCGCCCATGATAAGAGGGACCTACGACAGGTCGAGCTCCATAGCCTTCAAGCGGTAG
- the dachs gene encoding unconventional myosin-Ia isoform X2 has product MATLGLSKVFILDKYFTELQKFWETEKKLQDASSSNEAVHLQQRLKSLSTELVTLRNRLHVGPGQGQGQGQSPGHNQGQGHGSQSHSSPGGTNSCPKASNFDLNASSPNLNLSSSGGGGGGGLSASALQQHTNGQHAKNHNFSQTLPSNSGSGAGGGAVVSARNTSIPHPLPHQLGDKSGLSHQQSGNGRGPSSGTLPHGSSMGNIMGLSSHAHSHSQTQATAHSNSNSNTLPMRSSNTGHLSATNGGIGQHALSHAHSQQLPFIPQPKHANPCQSVKTLPFGFGFSGGQQRLQQPTNPPPKDMQDLIHLTGPLTEHAVMRTLQARFNEQRYFTNVGPILLSINPYLDVGNPLTLTSTRALPLAPQLQKIVQEAVRQQSETGYPQAIILSGTSGAGKTANAMLMLRQLFAIAGGGPETDAFKHLAAAFTVLRSLGSAKTTTNSESSRIGQFIEVQVTDGALYRTKIHCYFLDQTRVIRPLPKEKNYHIFYQMLAGLNREERQKLHLEGYSPANLRYLRGDSAQNEQEDAVRFQAWKTCLGILGIPFLDVVRVLAAVLLLGNVQFIDSGGLEVDVKGETELNSVSSLLGVPPAALFRGLTTRTHNVRGQLVKSVCGDGDANMTRDCLAKALYCRTVATIVRRANSLKRLGSTLGTLSSDSNESVHNQADAASQHASTIGGGNAGSKSMAALNNAVRHATDGFIGILDMFGFEEPSPHAHLEHLCINLCAETMQHFYNTHIFKSSVESCRDEGIVCDTEVDYVDNVPCIDLISSLRTGLLSMLDAECSVRGTAESYVAKLKVQHRCSSRLETKPTAEPHDPRMFLIRHFAGRVEYDTTDFLDTNRDVVPDDLVAVFYKHTCNFGFATHLFGSELKALYAQQQAPRGLSFRISPTSHSDLLNGDEPVSTLTQDFHTRLDNLLRTLVHARPHFVRCIRSNGSEAAGSFDRATVVRQIRSLQVLETVNLMASGFPHRMRFKQFNARYRMLAPFRSLRRSEDKALEDCQLILQYAMEQPPVLDGSVTLAWAPGKRHVFLSEGIRQHLEHLRTEIRHKSATLMQATWRGWWWRKKVGSGSLKRIRASHHQPQPTASVPLVGNKTGNGHTSTSQSKAASSTMAALAAVAASAPTTVPRLSAKSTNLGIGGTVTRPRPQPIAGTPPPDPHEKCDQKIIQQTCSLFGLDLERPPPVPASRSYTISGNSKLGYPQSRVMKMNFPEESGQAEAQQLKKGEAVTVVGASTGRGHLLVEHRGQSYHVPFQYMELMSSGSTNGSTVPTALPTGQGTGVKI; this is encoded by the exons ATGGCCACATTGGGCCTGTCAAAAGTCTTCATACTGGATAAATACTTTACCGAATTGCAAAAATTTTGGGAGACGGAGAAGAAGCTGCAGG ATGCATCTTCATCCAACGAGGCGGTTCACCTGCAGCAGCGTCTCAAGAGCCTGAGCACTGAGCTGGTGACCCTCCGAAATCGACTGCACGTTGGCCCAGGCCAAGGTCAGGGTCAAGGACAGAGTCCGGGCCATAATCAGGGCCAGGGCCATGGATCACAATCCCATAGTTCCCCCGGCGGCACCAACTCATGTCCAAAGGCGAGTAACTTTGACCTGAATGCCTCCAGCCCCAACCTGAATCTTAGCTCcagcggaggtggaggaggaggaggactcTCAGCCAGCGCCCTGCAGCAGCACACAAATGGACAGCACGCAAAG AATCACAACTTCAGCCAGACGCTGCCATCGAACTCTGGCTCCGGGGCAGGTGGCGGAGCTGTGGTATCGGCCAGGAACACCTCCATTCCGCACCCACTTCCGCATCAGCTGGGCGACAAGTCTGGCCTGTCGCACCAGCAGAGTGGCAACGGACGTGGCCCGTCCTCCGGGACCCTGCCCCACGGGAGCAGCATGGGAAACATCATGGGGCTGAGTTCCCATGCCCATTCCCACTCTCAAACACAGGCCACTGCCCACTCCAACTCCAATTCCAACACGCTGCCCATGCGCTCCTCAAACACCGGACACCTGAGTGCCACCAATGGCGGGATTGGCCAGCACGCCCTCAGCCATGCGCACAGCCAGCAGCTGCCGTTCATTCCGCAGCCGAAGCACGCCAATCCCTGCCAGAGTGTGAAGACGCTGCCCTTTGGCTTTGGGTTCTCTGGCGGCCAACAGAGGCTTCAGCAGCCGACCAATCCCCCGCCCAAGGACATGCAGGACCTGATTCATCTGACAGGGCCGCTCACTGAGCACGCCGTGATGCGGACGCTGCAGGCGCGCTTCAACGAGCAGCGCTACTTT ACTAACGTTGGTCCGATTCTGCTCTCCATTAATCCCTACCTGGATGTGGGAAACCCCCTTACTCTCACATCCACCCGGGCTCTGCCGCTGGCCCCCCAGCTCCAGAAGATCGTCCAGGAGGCAGTGCGTCAGCAGAGCGAAACGGGCTATCCGCAGGCCATCATCCTCTCGGGCACTTCGGGAGCTGGGAAAACGGCCAATGCAATGCTCATGCTGCGCCAGCTGTTTGCCATCGCGGGCGGAGGACCAGAGACGGATGCCTTCAAGCATTTGGCCGCTGCTTTTACGGTGCTGCGATCCCTAGGCTCTGCCAAGACCACCACCAACTCGGAGTCCAGTCGCATTGGGCAGTTCATCGAAGTGCAGGTGACTGACGGAGCACTGTACCGCACCAAAATCCACTGCTACTTCCTCGACCAGACGCGCGTCATCCGGCCGCTGCCCAAGGAGAAGAACTACCACATATTCTATCAGATGCTGGCCGGGCTGAATCGGGAGGAGCGCCAGAAACTCCATCTGGAGGGATATTCGCCGGCCAATCTGCGGTACCTGCGCGGCGATTCTGCCCAGAACGAGCAGGAGGATGCGGTCCGCTTCCAGGCGTGGAAGACCTGTCTGGGCATCCTGGGCATTCCCTTTCTGGATGTGGTGCGAGTCCTGGCCGCTGTTCTGCTGCTGGGAAATGTTCAGTTCATCGATAGCGGG GGCCTGGAGGTTGACGTAAAGGGAGAGACGGAGCTAAACTCTGTGTCCAGTTTGCTGGGCGTTCCACCTGCCGCTCTCTTTCGCGGCCTCACCACCCGCACCCACAATGTGCGTGGCCAGCTGGTCAAGTCCGTCTGCGGCGATGGGGATGCCAACATGACGCGCGACTGCCTAGCGAAGGCTCTGTACTGCCGCACGGTGGCCACCATAGTGCGCAGGGCCAACAGCCTGAAGAGGCTGGGATCCACGTTGGGCACCTTGAGCTCGGACTCCAACGAGTCGGTGCACAACCAGGCGGATGCTGCCTCGCAGCACGCCTCCACGATTGGCGGGGGAAACGCAGGCTCCAAGTCGATGGCTGCCCTCAACAATGCGGTGCGTCATGCCACCGACGGCTTCATTGGGATCCTGGACATGTTCGGGTTCGAAGAGCCCTCGCCGCACGCCCACCTGGAGCATCTGTGCATCAACCTGTGCGCCGAGACCATGCAGCACTTTTACAACACACACATCTTCAAGTCCTCGGTGGAGTCCTGCCGGGACGAGGGCATCGTGTGCGACACCGAAGTGGACTATGTGGACAATGTGCCCTGCATCGATCTGATTTCGTCCCTGCGAACAGGTCTGCTCAGCATGCTGGACGCGGAGTGCTCGGTGCGAGGCACCGCCGAGAGCTACGTGGCCAAGTTGAAGGTGCAACACCGCTGCTCCAGCCGCTTGGAGACAAAGCCCACCGCCGAACCGCACGACCCGCGCATGTTCCTCATCCGTCACTTTGCCGGCCGCGTGGAGTATGACACCACGGATTTCCTGGACACGAATCGCGACGTGGTGCCGGACGATCTGGTGGCGGTGTTCTACAAGCATACCTGCAACTTTGGCTTTGCCACCCATCTCTTTGGCTCGGAGCTGAAGGCTCTGTAtgcccagcagcaggcgcCGCGAGGGCTGAGTTTCCGCATCTCGCCCACCTCCCACTCGGATCTGCTGAACGGTGACGAGCCGGTTTCCACGCTGACCCAGGACTTCCACACCAGGCTGGACAACCTGCTCAGGACCTTGGTGCATGCTAGGCCGCACTTTGTGCGCTGCATTCGGAGCAACGGATCCGAGGCGGCCGGCAGCTTTGACCGGGCCACCGTGGTGCGTCAGATTCGGTCCCTGCAGGTCCTGGAAACGGTCAACTTGATGGCCAGTGGTTTTCCCCATCGCATGCGGTTCAAACAATTCAACGCCCGCTACCGGATGCTGGCTCCATTCCGTTCCCTGCGGCGCAGCGAAGACAAGGCCTTGGAGGACTGCCAGCTGATCCTGCAGTATGCCATGGAGCAGCCCCCTGTGCTGGACGGATCGGTGACTCTGGCCTGGGCTCCCGGCAAGCGGCATGTCTTCCTCAGCGAAGGCATTCGCCAGCACCTGGAGCATCTGCGCACGGAGATCCGACACAAGAGCGCCACCCTGATGCAGGCCACCTGGCGGGGTTGGTGGTGGCGCAAGAAGGTCGGCAGTGGTAGCCTCAAGCGTATCCGGGCCAGTCACCATCAGCCACAGCCGACAGCCAGTGTTCCTCTGGTGGGTAACAAGACTGGCAATGGCCACACCTCCACATCTCAGAGCAAGGCGGCATCATCCACAATGGCCGCCCTGGCAGCAGTCGCAGCCTCCGCTCCCACGACAG TCCCTCGCTTATCGGCCAAATCCACGAACCTGGGGATCGGCGGTACTGTAACCAGGCCCAGGCCACAGCCCATTGCAGGGACTCCTCCGCCAGATCCTCATGAGAAGTGCGACCAAAAGATCATACAACAGACCTGCAGTCTTTTCGGACTTGATTTG GAACGACCACCGCCGGTGCCCGCCTCCCGTTCCTACACGATAAGCGGTAACTCCAAGCTGGGTTATCCGCAGAGTCGCGTCATGAAGATGAACTTTCCCGAGGAATCAGGCCAGGCGGAGGCGCAGCAGCTGAAGAAGGGCGAGGCGGTGACCGTGGTGGGGGCATCTACCGGTCGGGGTCACTTGCTGGTGGAGCACAGGGGCCAAAGCTACCACGTGCCCTTCCAGTACATGGAGCTGATGAGTTCCGGCAGTACCAATGGCAGTACAGTTCCCACAGCGCTTCCGACGGGCCAGGGAACTGGCGTTAAGATTTGA